The DNA region ATACTGTAGACAATATTCAGTCGACATGGTTCAACGCTGTTCAGCGTCTCCTCGGTACCCTCGACCGAACGGAGCCCCCAAGTGAAAGTGGCAGTTCTCGGCGCCGGTGCGATCGGCGCCTACGTCGGTGCCGCGCTGCATCGCGCGGGTGCCGATGTGCACCTCATCGCCCGTGGACCGCATCTTGCGGCCATGAGGCAGCACGGAGTGCGAGTGCTCAGCCCGCGCGGCGACTTCACCGCTCGGACGCACGCCACCGACGACCCGGCCGAGGTCGGCCCGGTCGACTTCGTCCTCCTGGGCCTGAAGGCCAACTCGTACGCGGCGTGCGGGCCGCTCATCGAGCCTCTCCTGAGTGACACGACAGCGGTGATCGCCGCTCAGAACGGCATCCCCTGGTGGTACTTCCACCGGCACGGCGGCCCGCACGACGGCCACCGTGTCGAGAGCGTGGACCCGGGCGGCGCGGTCAGTGCGGTGATCGCGCCAGAACGGGCCATCGGCTGCGTCGTCTACGCGGCGACCGAGCTGGAAGGACCGGGAGTCGTCCGCCATCTGGAAGGCACCCGGTTCTCCATCGGGGAGCCCGACCGCTCGGTCTCGGTGCGCTGTGCGGCGTTCAGCGAGGCCATGGTCGCGGGCGGACTCAAGTGCCCCGTCGAGCCTGATCTGCGCAACGACATCTGGCTCAAGCTGCTCGGCAACATCTCCTTCAACCCCATCAGCGCCCTGGCCCGCGCGACCATGCGGCAGATGTGCCTGCACGGCGGTACGCGCCGGGTCATCGAGATCATGATGACCGAGACGCTCGCGGTCGCCGAGGCGCTGGGCTGTGAGGTGGGCGTCTCCATCGAACGGCGGCTGGCCGGCGCGGAGCGCGTCGGCGACCACCGCACCTCGACGCTCCAGGACCTGGAGCGCGGCAAACCGCTCGAACTCGACGTGCTGCTGGCCGCCGTCGTCGAACTCGCGGAGATCACCGACGTCCCGGTGCCCACGCTCCGCACCGTCCACGCCATCTCGGACCTCCTCGCACTGAGGACCGCCGCATGAGGACCTTCACGAGGACTCTCACGAGGACTTTGAGGAACGCCGTATGAGGAAGCGCGACCGAACTCCCAAGACATACACCCGACTTGAGTACCCGCTGGTCCGTGACTCCCGTGACGAGCCCTTCCGCAGGGCGAGTTGGGACGAGGCCCTGGACCGCGCCGCCCGGGGCCTCGGCGCGGCACGTGACGCGTTCGGCATGTTCTCCTGTGCCCGCGCGACCAACGAGATGAACTACGTGGCGCAGAAGTTCGCCCGCGTGGTCATGGGCACCAACAACGTCGACTCCTGCAACCGGACCTGCCACGCGCCCAGCGTGGCGGGCCTGTCGGCCGCCTTCGGCTCGGGCGGCGGCACCTCCTCGTACGCCGAGGTCGAGCACTCGGACCTCATCGTGATGTGGGGTTCCAACGCCCGTTTCGCGCACCCGATCTTCTTCCATCACGTGCTGAAGGGGATCAGGAACGGCGCCCGGATGTACGCGGTCGACCCGCGCCGCACTTCCACGGCCGAGTGGGCGGAGGGCTGGCTCGGGCTGAACGTCGGAACCGACATCCCGATGGCTCACGCGATCGGCCGCGAGATCATCCACTCGGGGCTGGCCAACGACGCGTTCATCGAGCGGGCGACCACCGGCTTCGAGGAGTACAGGCAGCTCGTCGAGCCCTGGACCCTCTCGCTCGCCGAGAAGGTGACGGGCGTACCGGCCGCCGCGATAAGGGAGTTGGCGCACGCCTACGCCCGCGCCGAGCGCGCCCAGCTGTGCTGGACACTCGGCATCACGGAGCACCACAACGGCACGGACAACGTCCGCGCGCTCATCAACCTGTCGCTCCTGACGGGCCACGTGGGGCGGTTCGGCTCGGGGCTGCAGCCCCTGCGCGGTCAGAACAACGTGCAGGGCGGCGGCGACATGGGCGCCATCCCGAACCGGCTGCCCGGCTTCCAGGACATCCTCGACCCGGACACCCGGCTCAAGTTCGAGTCCGCCTGGGACACCGTCATCCAGCCCCACTACGGGATGAACCTGACGGAGATGTTCGAGGCCATGGAGGAGGGCACGCTCAAGGCCGTCTACTGCATCGGGGAGAACCCGGCGCAGTCGGAGGCCGACAGCGAGCAGGCGGTACGGCGTATGCGTGCCCTCGACTTCCTCGTCGTCCAGGACATCTTCCTGACGAAGACGGCCGAGCTGGCGGACGTCGTCCTGCCCGCGACGGCCGGCTGGGCCGAGACCGAGGGCACGACCACCAACAGCGAGCGGCGGGTTCAGCGGGTGCGCCGGGCGGTGGTCCCGCCCGGTGAGGCCCGCGAGGACATCGACATCCTCTGCGACCTCGCTTCCCGAATGGGCCACGAGTGGAAGTACACGGACTCCGAGGCCGTCTGGAACGAGCTGCGGTCGGTGTCCCCCGACCACTTCGGGATGACGTACGAGCGGCTGGAGGAGCACCAGGGCATCCAGTGGCCGTGCCCGGAGACGGACCGGATCGAACCGACCTATCTGCACGGCAGGTTGTGGGCGTCCGACCCGGGTGAGCGCGGCCGGCTCGCGCCCTTCGGACTGGTCCAGCACGACCCGCCGGTCGACCTGACGGACGAGGAGTACCCGATCCGTCTGACCACCGGGCGGCGGCTCGACTCGTACAACACCGGGGTGCAGAGCGGCGGTTTCGCCTCGCCGCTGCGGCGCGGGGAGTACGTCGAGCTGTGCCCGGAGGACGCGGAGCGCTACGGCGTGGTGGTCGGCGAGGAGGTCCGGATCTCCTCGCGGCGCGGGGCGGTGGTCGCGCCGGTGTGGATCGACACCGCGCTGCGGCCCGGGCTCGCGTTCATGACCATGCACTTTCCCGACGAGGTGGACACCAACCAGCTGACGATCGAGGCCAACTGCCCGATCGCGGGGACGGCGGAGTTCAAGGCGTCGGCGATCCGGATCGAAAAGCTGCCGGTTGCGATTCAAGTGAGGTGACGTAAGTGGACCTGCGCTTCGGTGACAGCAAGCCGACTGACGAGGAACGGGCGGCCATCGACACACTGCTCGGTCCTCCGGAGTCCTCGTGGGAGGGCGCCGACCGTTCCGACGCCGACCTGAGGTGGGCACGCGGCGGGCGTGAGGCCCGGGAACGCCGTGACCTGCTGTTGCCGGGGCTGCACGCCGTCAACGACCGGATCGGCTGGATCAGCGAGGGCGCCCTCGACTACCTCTGCCGACGGCTGACCGTGCCGCCTGCGGAGGCGTACGGGGTCGCCACCTTCTACGCGATGTTCTCGGTGAAGCCGCGGCCCGCGACGGTCCTGCACGTGTGCACGGACCTCGCGTGCGCGGCGGCCGGGGCATCGGAGCTGTGCGCGGGTGTCGAGGCCGGGCTCGGCCTCGGCAGCGGTGTGAGCGTCGAGCGCAGCCCCTGCCTGGGCCTGTGCGAGCGGGCTCCGGCCGCGCTGGCGATCAAGGCCGGGGATCCGGTGCGTACGGCCGTGTCGGCGCCCGCGACCGTCGAGCGGGCCGTGCTCGCGGCGAGCTCGCCCGACTCGGCGCCCGAGGAGCCGCCGGCGGCCCTGGCGGTCCCGCAGGCCGGCGACCCGTCCCTGATGCTGCTGAGCCGTGTCGGCGTGGTCGATCCGGCCTCACTGGACGACTACCGGGCACAGGGCGGCTACACGGCCCTGCGGCAGGCCTTCGCGATCGGCCCCGCCGGGGTCATCCGCGAGGTCACGGACGCGGGCCTGGTCGGGCGCGGCGGCGCCGCCTTCCCCACCGGCCGCAAATGGCAGGCCACGGCGTCGCAGCCCGACCGTCCGCACTACCTCGTCTGCAACGCCGACGAGTCCGAGCCGGGCACCTTCAAGGACCGCGTGGTCATGGAGGGCGACCCGTACTCCCTCGTGGAGTCGATGACGATCGCGGGCTACGCGGTCGGCGCGCACAAGGGCTACCTGTATCTGCGCGGCGAGTACCCGCGGGCCCTGGAACGCATGGAGCACGCCATCGGACAGGCACGCGCGCGTGGACTGCTCGGCGACGACGTCCTCGGCCAGGGGTACGCCTTCGACATCGAGATCCGGCGCGGCGCGGGCGCCTACATCTGCGGCGAGGAGACCGCCCTCTTCAACTCCATAGAGGGGTACAGAGGGGAGCCGCGGTCGAAACCGCCCTTCCCCGTGGAGAAGGGTTTGTTCGGCAAACCCACCGCCGAGAACAACGTCGAGACGCTGGTCAACGTGCTGCCCATCCTCACGATGGGGGCTCAGGCCTACGCGGCGATCGGCACCGGCAGGTCCACGGGACCGAAGCTGTTCTGTGTGTCGGGCAGCGTGGACCGGCCGGGCATCTACGAGCTGCCGTTCGGTGCGACGCTCGGCGAGCTGCTGGACCTCGCGGGCGTACGTAAACGTTTGCGCGCGGTGCTGCTCGGCGGTGCGGCCGGCGGTTTCGTACGGCCCGACGAACTGGACATCCCGCTCACCTTCGAGGGCACACGGGAGGCGGGCACGACGCTCGGTTCCGGGGTCGTGCTGGCCTTCGACGACACCGTGCCGCTGCCGCGTCTGCTGCTGCGGATCGCCGAGTTCTTCCGCGACGAGTCCTGCGGGCAGTGCGTGCCGTGCCGGGTCGGGACAGTGCGACAGGAGGAGGCGCTGCACCGCATCGTCGACCGGACGGGCGCGGACGCGGCGTCCGACATCGCCCTGCTCCGCGAGGTGGGCCGTGCCATGAAGGACGCCTCGATCTGCGGTCTCGGGCAGACCGCGTGGAACGCCGTGGAATCCGCCATCGACCGCCTGGGGGCGTACGAATGACCTTGATACCGCTGGGGATCCCCCGCCGTCTGCTGGAGTTCACGATCGACGGCGAGCCCGTGCGCGCCCCGGAGGGGTCGACGATCCTCGACGCCTGCCGGTCGGTGGGCAAGGACGTCCCGACGCTCTGCCAGGGCGACACCCTGGCCCCCAAGAACGCGTGCCGTGTGTGCGTCGTCGAGGTCGAGGGCTCACGCACCCTCGTCCCGGCCTGCTCCCGCAAGGCCGAGGCGGACATGCAGGTGCTGACGGACAGCGAACGCGCCCGGCACAGCCGCAAGATCGTCCTCGAACTCCTCGCGTCCTCGGTCGACCTGTCGACCACACCGGAGGTCGCCGGGTGGCTCAAGGAGTACGAGGCGAAACCCGACCGGTTCGGCCCGGACGCGGCCCGTCTCAACGAGGAACCCAAGGTCGACAACGACCTGTACGTGCGCGACTACGACAAGTGCATCCTCTGCTACAAGTGCGTGGACGCCTGCGGCGACCAGTGGCAGAACACGTTCGCGATCTCGGTCGTCGGGCGCGGTTTCGACGCCCGGATCGCCGTCGAGCACGACGCTCCGCTCACGGACTCGGCGTGCGTGTACTGCGGCAACTGCATCGAGGTGTGCCCGACGGGCGCCCTGTCGTTCAAGTCGGAGTTCGACATGCGGGCGGCGGGTACGTGGGACGAGCCGGCGCAGACCGAGACGACCACGGTGTGCGCCTACTGCGGAGTGGGCTGCAATCTCACCCTGCACGTGCAGGACAATGAGATCGTGAAGGTCACCTCGCCGCACGACAACCCGGTGACCCACGGCAACCTCTGCATCAAGGGCCGCTTCGGCTACCAGCACGTACAGAACCGGGACTGATCAGGACATGGGACGAGTCACGGAACGACGCAAGGTGATCCGCATCCGGGACGGGGCGGTCTCCACCCGCCCGGACACGCTCGTCGCCGAGGAGCCACTGGAGATCCGCCTCAACGGCAAACCCCTCGCGATCACGATGCGCACCCCGGGCGACGACTTCGCGCTCGCGGCGGGCTTCCTGGTCAGCGAGGGGGTCCTCGGCAGGGCCGACGAACTGCAGAACATCGTCTACTGCGCGGGCGCGACGGTGGACGGCTCGAACACGTACAACATCGTCGACGTGCGGACCGCGCCCGGCGTCGTCATCCCCGACATCACCCTCGAACGCAACGTGTACACGACCTCGTCCTGCGGCCTGTGCGGCAAGGCGAGCCTGGACGCGGTCCGTACGACCGCCCGCTGGTCGATCGACGACACGGCGGGCGACACGGCTCCCCCGGTGCGGCTCGAACCCGAACTGCTCGCGAGCCTCCCCGACCGGCTGCGCGCGGCGCAGCGCGTGTTCGACCGGACCGGGGGTCTGCACGCGGCGGCGCTGTTCACGGAGGGCGGCGAACTCGTCGACATCCGGGAGGACGTGGGCCGGCACAACGCGGTCGACAAGCTGGTCGGCCGCGCCCTCCAGAACGGCTCGCTGCCGCTCTCCCGCACGGTCCTGCTGGTGTCGGGCCGGGCGTCCTTCGAGCTGGCCCAGAAGGCCGTGATGGCGGGCATCCCGGTCCTCGCGGCGGTCTCGGCGCCGTCCTCCCTCGCGGTGGACCTGGCCGCCGAGTCGAACCTGACACTGGTCGGCTTCCTGCGGGGCACCTCCATGAACGTGTACGCGGGCGAGCACCGCATCGCCCTACGGGCCGCGGCCTCCCAGGGCTGACCGGTCTCCCCGCTGCACGGCGGCGGGGCCCCCACCCGGCGGGGAGCGCCCCCTGCGCCGGAGGGGCCTCGCCTCTTTTGGCGCTCGGCTCGCCTCCGGGGCGCAGAAGCCTGTGGTTGTCCTGCTTCAGTTGGCCTGCTCGCCGGTCAGCCCCTTGCGAAGCGCACATCCTCGGCCGTGACGACCGTGCCCAGGCGTGGGAAGTCCAGCTTCACCGAGGCCTCGTGCTCGGGGCCGGTGAGGGCGGCCATGGCGTTCTCGACGAAGACGAGGTCGTAGCCGAGGTCGCCGGCGGCGCGGGCGGTGGACTCGACGCCGAGGTTGGTGGCGATTCCGCCGAACACCAGCGTGGAGACACCGTGTTCACGGAGCCGCTCGTGCAGCCCCGTGCCCTGGAAGCCGCCGATGGTCCGCTTCACGATCTCGATGTCACCGTCCGCCGCGAGCCCCGCGACCAGACCGCTGCCGGGCGGCTGCTCGTGGACACCGGGCCGCTCCACGCGCACGAGTACGACGAGCGCGCCCACCTGCCGGAAGACGGCCGCCAACTCCTCGGCGACGGTGAGGACCTCGGTCCCCTTGCGGGGCTCAAGGGGCAGTCCGACGATGCGGTCCATCAGATCGACGAGCACGAGGGCGGTTCGTGCGGGGTCGAGGGCCAGGCGGGGTTCCATGTCCGGTGCGTTCATGACGGAACGTTAGCCCGCATCAGCCGTCCGTACTGGAAATCCGGATCAACAGGCCCGTGAACTGCTCGGGTTGGACCCCTTCATCGCGAACCGGTGGTACAGCCGGATATGACGCTCCGTCAGCACCCGTCCGGAGGTACCGGCGGAGCGGGCGCGTACCCCGGAGGCATTTGACTCGTTGCTCCGGACGACCTCGAACGGGCCCCGTACGCACGGCCCGTCGTCCAGGTAGGAGGCAGTTACTTGGATGCCGGCACCACCCTGCTCGGCTCGTTACTTGCCTGCGCGGGCGTGCTGGGCGCGGCCGTCGTGGCGTACTTGGGGAAGCGGGGCGAGAACGCCCTGAACGGCTACTCCAGCCTGACCGAGAAGCTCCAGTCCGAGCGCGACCGCCTTGAGCGCCAGATCGCCGAACGCGACACGCGCATCGACGAGTTGTCGACGATGCACACCGCCGACCAGTCGGAGATCGCCCGTCTGCGACTCGACATCCACCGACTGGGAGGAGCGCCGTGACCCGGTTCCAGCGGCTGCTTGCCCTGCGCTGGCGCAGCATCTTCCTCGTCTGCGTGCTGATCGCGCTCTGCGGTGTCGCGGTCATCCTGTGGGCGCGGATCGACTCCGGTGACCGCAGGGCCGACGGGCTGCGCGCCGAGGCCGACCGGCGCGGCGAGGCCGTGTCGACGCTGGCGCAGGACGTACGCGATCTGCGCGCCCAGGTCGAGGCCGGCGGCGGCACCCCGGCGGCACCCGATCCGTCCGACGCCGTCGACGACCTGCTCGACCGGGTGCGCGTGCCGGCCGCCGCACCCGGCGAGCCCGGCGCCAAGGGCGACCGGGGCGCGACCGGAGCGGGCGGGGCACCCGGTCCCGGCGGTCAGCGCGGAGCGCGCGGCGAGAGCGGGCCGCCCGGCTCACCGGGCTCCCCCGGCCCGTCCGGTCCCTCCGGAGAGCCCGGTGAGCCGGGTCCCCCTGGCGCCGACGGCCTGAACGGGGCGAACGGCACGGACGGAGCGGGGGGTGCTGCGGGGCCGCCCGGTTCCGACGGCTCGCCGGGCTATCAGGGACCGAAGGGGGATCCCGGTCCCAAGGGCGAGAAGGGCGACCCCGGACCCTCGTGCCCGGACGGCTACAGCCTCCAGGCGCCCGCCGGCGACCCGGACGCGCTGGTCTGCCGCAGAAGCGGCGGGGCCGCCCCCGTCCCCGAACCCGCGGGGCTCCTCCCGGTGCCGCCGCCGCTGCTCCGACGGAGGGAACTCGCCTAGCCCGGCACGCGTCGTCGCCCGCCCACGGCACCGGGTGTTCCACAGTCGCCGGGCGGGCTCCCAGGTTCACTGAGCGGAACCCGCCCGACCGCCGAAACGCGAACCGCCCGACCGCCGAGGGGAGGCGCACACCGCCAAGCGGCACCGAGTCCTCGTCCGCCGTGCGCCAACTTCCCCCGGCACGACCCGTGCACGCTTCTTGTGGGGTGCCTGAGAGCCCAAGTAGCGTCTGTGGCGCGCACGTTGGACGTGGGATGTCCAGATGTCCAGACCTATCTCGATGTCCAGATGTATCCAGATGTCCAGACGCACGAAGGGCAGGTCGCACCATGCCGTCAAGTCTTCGCGCACATCTCAGATCCACTGCTCGCGCACGCCTCGGCTCCACCCTGACAGCGGTCCTCACCGCGTCCGCGCTGCTCGGGCTGCCGAGCACCACGCACGCCCAACCCGCCGACGGGCCCGCCGAATCCGCCAGATCCACCGCGTCTTCCATGTCCTCGGCGCCTGCCGCGGCCACCGCGCCAACCGGATTCGAGCAGCAGGTGCTCTTCAAGGCCTCCCAGGATCCCGGTTACGCCTGCTACCGCATCCCGGCAGTCGTGAAGACCACGAAGGGCACACTGCTCGCGTTCGCCGAGGGCCGGGTGAACGACTGCAGCGACGCCGGTGACATAGACATCGTGGTCAAGCGCTCCACCGACGGCGGCCGCACCTGGGGCCCGCTCCAGGTCGTCAACGAGGGCGCGGGCGACACGCACGGCAACCCCGCCCCGATCGTGGACCGCGAGACCGGCCGCGTGGTGCTGGCCGAGACGTACAACACGGGCCGTCCGGGCGGCGGCAACTGCGATGTCCCGTGCGACCGCACCCCGCACATGCAGCACAGCGACGACGACGGCCTCACCTGGTCCGAGCCGCGCGACCTCAGCGACGAGATCCTGCCCGCCCACTGGAACTCCTGGTACGCGACCGGTCCCGTCCACGGCATCCAGCTGACCCGGGGCAGGCACGCGGGCCGGCTGGTCTTCGGGGTCAACACCGAGACGTGGAACGGCAGTCGAGTCTCCGCGAACCACGCCGCGCTCATCGTCAGCGACGACGGCGGCGACCACTGGAGGATCGGGGCGACGGACTCGTGGCCGATCGCGGAGGACGGCACGTTCCGGCAGAAGGCGTCCGAGATGACGATGACCGAGGGCGCCGACGGGACGATCCTCGTCAGCGGCCGCGAGCAGGACGGCACCGATCTCGGGCACCGCACCCAGGCGTTCAGCCGCGACGGCGGCAACAGCTTCACCTCGCCGTTCCGTGCGCTCCCCGACCTCTACACGCCCCAGGTGCAGGGCTCCACGCTGCGGTTGGGCAACCGGATCCTGCTCGCCTGCCCCGGCGACCCGGACCGCCGCCGCACGATGATGATCCGCTCCTCCTACGACGGCGGGCGCACCTGGGACAGCGTGGACCGCGGCACGGTGGTCACGACGGACTGGTCTGGCTACTCGGACATGGCGGGCATCGGCGGCAGCGCGGTGGGCCTGCTGTACGAGGGCGGCGCCGTGGACGCGCGCGACGAGATCCGGTTCGCGCGGTTCACCGAGGACTGGCTGCAGCCCCGCCGCGGCCCGGACCCGACCACCGTCGACCGTGCCCCGCGCGCACCCCGCGCGGCGGTCCTCGGCGGGGCCGGGGAGACGGACGGCGTGTTCGGCGGCGCCCTCGAGTTCGACGGCACCGACGACGCCGTACGCCTGCCCTTCCGCGACGAACTGCCGCTCGGGACGAAGGACTTCACCGCGTCGCTCTGGTTCCGCTACAGCGCCACCACCGGTGAGCAGCCCCTGCTGTGGATGGGCGGGGTCGGCGGTGCCCAGCCGCAGGTGTGGCTGCGCGGCGAACCCGCGAGCGACCGTATCCAGGGGCTGATCACCGTACGGGACGGCGCGAACGCCCCGCGGTCCGCGTCCGTGCGCACGACCGGCGCGTACAACGACGGCGAGTGGCACCATCTGGCGCTGCGCCGCGGCGGAGGACAGCTGACGCTGTTCGTCGACGGGACCTCGGCCGGCACGGCCGATGTGCCGGGTTCCGTGAGCCGCAACGCGCCGTTCGGTGTGCACATCGGGCAGAAACTGGACAGCCGGGCGCACTTCACGGGCGCGATCGACGACGTCCGGGTCTACGACCGGGCGCTGAGCGACGCCGAGTTGACCGGTGTCCGCACGACCGGCGCGCCTGTGACCCGGGACACCGTGCTGTGGCTGCCCATGGACCGGGTGAGCGGCAGCCACTAACGTCCCGGGCGTGCCCGACGACTCACGAGCACGACAGCGCACGGGGACCGGGCTCGGCCTGCTCCTGGCCCTGGTCCTCGGCGCCGTGCTGCTCACCGCCCTCCCGGAGGACGACGGCCGGGAGGGCTCCTGCCGGGCCCGTACGGTCGAGTCCTGGGCCGCCGACCGGGACCTCACGGGCGAGTTCGCGCGGTACGGGGACGACGCCTCGCGGGCCGACGACTGGACCGGCGGCGACGGAACGCACTCCGTGCGGCTGCCGGACGGCCGGGTGCTGTGGCTGTTCTCGGACACGTATCTCGGCCAGGTGTACCGCCCGCCGAACCCGGCGGGCGAGTCCTACGCGTGGCGGGACACGACCGCGCCCCTGGTGCGCAACTCGGCCGTGGTCATGGACGACGGCCGTCTCCAACGGACCCTGCCCGCGCCGCTGTTCGCGGACCCGGCCCCGGGCCAGTGGCGCTGGCCGGTGGCCGCCCGCGTCGAGCCCCGCTCCCCCGGCTCGTCCGAGCAGGTCGTACGGGTCGTGCTGTGGACGCGTACGACCGGCACGTACCCCTGGATCTACGGGGTGCCGACGGCCACCGAGGTGGCCACGCTCTCGCTGCCGGATCTGCGGCTCGAAGGCATCGTGCGCGTTCTCGACCAGCAGCGGGTCGAGGACCCGGCGAAGCGGGTGCTGTTCGGCACGACCGCGCTGACCGACGACGGGGACTGGACGTACGTCTTCGGCGGCGACGACGCGCGAGCGGCCGCCCAGCCGGCGTCGAAGGCGTACGTCGCGCGTGTGCCCCGGGGCCGGCTGGCGGATCCCGGCGCGTGGCGGTACTGGGACGGCGAGCGGTGGACCATCCCCTCGCTCATGAAGCCCGTGCTGGGCGACGGCGGGCGCAAGGGGGTGGGCAGCGCCTTCACGGTCGCCCGTGAGGGGGGCACGTATGTGCTGTTCACGATGGCGGCGGGCGCCGAGGGACTGACGACCATCACCTCGTACTGGGCGTGCTCCCCCACCGGGCCCTGGCACGGGCCCGGCAAGGGCTTCAGCCCGCCGCTGCCGGAGCAGGGGGCGGGCGTGGCCGCGTACAACCCGCAGCTCCATCCGACGGTGAGCCGGGGCAGGCTCGTGCTCAGCTACGACGTCAACTGGCTGGACGCGAACGGCGGTGTCACGGCGCAGGCGAACCTCAGCCGGAACGTGTCCCTGTACCGACCGCGATTCGTGACTCTGCGGCTGGGGCCGGGGTGACGGGCCGTTCCGCCTCGGGGTCGCGGGAGCGGCGTTTGGCGATGACCGCGCAGACCATGAGCTGCATCTGGTGGAAGAGCATCAACGGCAGGACGGCCAGCGAGGCGTGGGCGCCGAACAGCACGCTCGCCATGGGCAGTCCGGAGGCGAGGGACTTCTTCGACCCGGCGAACTGGATGGCGATGCGGTCCTCGCGGTTGAAGCCCAGCGCCTTCGAGCCGTACCAGGTGAGCGCCAGCATCACGGCGAGCAGCACGGCCTCGACCGCGAGCAGACCGCCCAGGCGCAGCGGGCTGACCTGGTGCCAGATGCCCTGCACCATGCCCTCGCTGAACGCGGTGTAGACGACGAGCAGGATCGAGCCGCGGTCGACGTATCCGAGGACCTTCTTGTGGCGCGCGACGAAGCCGCCGATCCAGCGGCGCAGCAACTGCCCGGCCAGGAACGGCACCAGCAGCTGGAGCACGATCTTGAGCAGCGAGTCGGCGGAGAAGCCGCCCCCGGTGCCGCCGAGGAGGGCCGCCGCGAGCAGCGGGGTGAGCACGATGCCCACGAGGGAGGAGAAGGAGCCCGCGCAGATCGCCGCCGGAACGTTTCCGCGCGCCATCGAGGTGAAGGCGATCGAGGACTGGACCGTGGACGGGACCAGGGTGAGGAAGAGCAGACCGGTGTAGAGCGAGTGGTTCAGGAGCACCGGTTCGAGACCGCGGGCCGCCAGGCCGAGCAACGGGAACAGTACGAACGTGCAGGCCAGGACCGTGATGTGGAGCCGCCAGTGCCGTACTCCGTCCATCGCCTCACGGGTGGACAGGCGGGCCCCGTAGAGGAAGAAGAGGAAGGCGATCGCCGCGGTGGAGGCGCCGGACGCGACATCGGCTCCGGTTCCCCGGGCGGGCAGAAGGGCGGCGAGCCCCACCGTCCCGAGCAGCAGCAGGATGTACGGGTCGATCGGCAGCCAGGACGGCCACTTCAGGCGTTTCACGGTGCTCCGTTGCTCAGTCGGTTCAGTGCGGTGGTGCAGTACGGCGGTTCAGTGCTGGGGCGTCCCCTCTCCATCGTCCTCCTCGGACCCTTGATCGGGAATCCGTCATACCACTCTGACTGTCATCACGAATCGCGATAGCCTGGAGGTGTGTACGACCCTTCACAGCTGCGCACGTTCCTGGCGGTGGCCCAGACGCTGAGCTTCACGCAGGCGGCCCGGCGGCTCGGGCTGCGCCAGTCCACCGTCAGCCAGCATGTGCGGCGCCTGGAGGACACGGCCGGACGGCAGCTGTTCTCGCGGGACACCCACTCCGTGGAACTGACGGAGGACGGCGAGGCCATGCTCGGCTTCGCGCGCCGCATCCTGGAGGCGCACGAGCAGGCGGCGGCGTTCTTCACGGGGACGCGGCTGCGCGGCCGCCTGCGTTTCGGCGCTTCGGAGGACTTCGTCCTCACCCGTCTCACCGAGATCCTGGAGGGCTTCCGGCACGACCATCCGGAGGTCGACCTGGAGCTGACGGTCGAGCTCTCGGGCACCCTGCACGAGCAACTGGCCGACGGAAAGCTCGACCTGGTG from Streptomyces sp. NBC_00258 includes:
- a CDS encoding collagen-like protein, producing the protein MTRFQRLLALRWRSIFLVCVLIALCGVAVILWARIDSGDRRADGLRAEADRRGEAVSTLAQDVRDLRAQVEAGGGTPAAPDPSDAVDDLLDRVRVPAAAPGEPGAKGDRGATGAGGAPGPGGQRGARGESGPPGSPGSPGPSGPSGEPGEPGPPGADGLNGANGTDGAGGAAGPPGSDGSPGYQGPKGDPGPKGEKGDPGPSCPDGYSLQAPAGDPDALVCRRSGGAAPVPEPAGLLPVPPPLLRRRELA
- a CDS encoding sialidase family protein, with protein sequence MPSSLRAHLRSTARARLGSTLTAVLTASALLGLPSTTHAQPADGPAESARSTASSMSSAPAAATAPTGFEQQVLFKASQDPGYACYRIPAVVKTTKGTLLAFAEGRVNDCSDAGDIDIVVKRSTDGGRTWGPLQVVNEGAGDTHGNPAPIVDRETGRVVLAETYNTGRPGGGNCDVPCDRTPHMQHSDDDGLTWSEPRDLSDEILPAHWNSWYATGPVHGIQLTRGRHAGRLVFGVNTETWNGSRVSANHAALIVSDDGGDHWRIGATDSWPIAEDGTFRQKASEMTMTEGADGTILVSGREQDGTDLGHRTQAFSRDGGNSFTSPFRALPDLYTPQVQGSTLRLGNRILLACPGDPDRRRTMMIRSSYDGGRTWDSVDRGTVVTTDWSGYSDMAGIGGSAVGLLYEGGAVDARDEIRFARFTEDWLQPRRGPDPTTVDRAPRAPRAAVLGGAGETDGVFGGALEFDGTDDAVRLPFRDELPLGTKDFTASLWFRYSATTGEQPLLWMGGVGGAQPQVWLRGEPASDRIQGLITVRDGANAPRSASVRTTGAYNDGEWHHLALRRGGGQLTLFVDGTSAGTADVPGSVSRNAPFGVHIGQKLDSRAHFTGAIDDVRVYDRALSDAELTGVRTTGAPVTRDTVLWLPMDRVSGSH
- a CDS encoding isochorismatase family protein, which produces MEPRLALDPARTALVLVDLMDRIVGLPLEPRKGTEVLTVAEELAAVFRQVGALVVLVRVERPGVHEQPPGSGLVAGLAADGDIEIVKRTIGGFQGTGLHERLREHGVSTLVFGGIATNLGVESTARAAGDLGYDLVFVENAMAALTGPEHEASVKLDFPRLGTVVTAEDVRFARG
- a CDS encoding DUF4185 domain-containing protein, translated to MPDDSRARQRTGTGLGLLLALVLGAVLLTALPEDDGREGSCRARTVESWAADRDLTGEFARYGDDASRADDWTGGDGTHSVRLPDGRVLWLFSDTYLGQVYRPPNPAGESYAWRDTTAPLVRNSAVVMDDGRLQRTLPAPLFADPAPGQWRWPVAARVEPRSPGSSEQVVRVVLWTRTTGTYPWIYGVPTATEVATLSLPDLRLEGIVRVLDQQRVEDPAKRVLFGTTALTDDGDWTYVFGGDDARAAAQPASKAYVARVPRGRLADPGAWRYWDGERWTIPSLMKPVLGDGGRKGVGSAFTVAREGGTYVLFTMAAGAEGLTTITSYWACSPTGPWHGPGKGFSPPLPEQGAGVAAYNPQLHPTVSRGRLVLSYDVNWLDANGGVTAQANLSRNVSLYRPRFVTLRLGPG
- a CDS encoding bile acid:sodium symporter family protein — translated: MKRLKWPSWLPIDPYILLLLGTVGLAALLPARGTGADVASGASTAAIAFLFFLYGARLSTREAMDGVRHWRLHITVLACTFVLFPLLGLAARGLEPVLLNHSLYTGLLFLTLVPSTVQSSIAFTSMARGNVPAAICAGSFSSLVGIVLTPLLAAALLGGTGGGFSADSLLKIVLQLLVPFLAGQLLRRWIGGFVARHKKVLGYVDRGSILLVVYTAFSEGMVQGIWHQVSPLRLGGLLAVEAVLLAVMLALTWYGSKALGFNREDRIAIQFAGSKKSLASGLPMASVLFGAHASLAVLPLMLFHQMQLMVCAVIAKRRSRDPEAERPVTPAPAAESRIAVGTGTRSG